The Silene latifolia isolate original U9 population chromosome X, ASM4854445v1, whole genome shotgun sequence genome contains the following window.
ATCCATAACCAACGGGACGATTGGGGATTTCTCCCCCCGTACATTAGCTTGTTGAAAGCTTCATTCTCAATTTGTACACGAGGCTTTGTATTTGAATATATATCAATTTCTGTTTGAACATTAGCATCTGCATCATCCTATACTCAACAAAATCAAAAGTATAAAGCTCATTAAAGCAACATTTTCAAGGAAGATATATCAAACAACATCACAAGTTTTTATGTTTACCAAAAAGTCTTCAGTTACTGTGTCTTTGACAAACGTTCCGTCTTTCTTTTGATGAGTACTCCTAAACATTTCCAATACACTTGGTTCCCTATTATTTCTCTCCTCCTGTAACACAATATCAACAAGATGATATGGCTAAATATACTAACAAATATAATGTATGGATGTGTTAAATTTGGATTGAAGTCATACAAAAGAAGCTCGTATATTAGCATAGCTTTTAGCTCCGGATGTATGAACATGATTTTGAAGTGCACGTGCTTCTTTTCCACAATCTGAATACCTCTGCATCCAaattaaaatcataaataattCTACATCAGGCACATATGCGGCTAAGTACACCATTATGTCACCATTCTTTGCTATATACCTGTCCCTTTCCGTACCAATAATCAACCAAATCAATCCAACTGTCATGAGGATGTCCAGAAGGCGCAGATTGGTATATCTGTTCTTTTGTCAATGTTGTAGGTTTAAAAAGCTTCTTCTTTAAGGAATGTCTATATAATCTCAAGCTTTTACCCGTGCGCTTCAGAATTCCTTGGTCGTAGCAATCACCATTGGGTATAACAAAACGGGACTtggaagaaaaaaaataaaataaataaagacaTTATAGTAAATCACAATTTGTTGAATGAGTGCATCGAGGACAAGCATCATAACCCATAGTACTCCATCCAGATAACATAGCATATGCTGGAAAGTCATTGATAGTACTATGCAATGCTGCTCTTAATTTAAAAACATTCCCCTCGTAAGCATCAAAAGTATCAATTCATTCCCATAACAATTTCAACTCATGAAGTAAGGGTTGCATGTACACATCAATATCAATGCCAGGACTAGTTTTACCAGGAATGATACATGACAGTAAAAATGATGAGGGTTTCATGCATAgccaaggtggtaagttgtaggGTATCAAAATAATTGGCCAAGTACTATATGTGGTATTCATCAAACGATAAGGGTTAAAACCATCAGTCGCCAAAGCTAACCTAATATTTCGAGGATCGGATGCAAATTGAGGATAACGAGAATCAAATTCTTCCCAAGCTAGCCCATCAGCAGGGTGCCTAAGTTTTCCATCTTTCACACGACTTTCATGGTGCCACCTCATGTCTTGTGCTGTTTTAGGCGACGCGTATACCCTTTGTAGTCTAGGAATTAAAGGAAAATATCTCATTGCCTTGGCAGGTTCTCGTTTCTTTAGGtgccctttttctttttcattgttaTTGCCTACCTGACTTGCGATTTTTTTCCATCTTGAAGTGTGGCATTTATGACACTCTTCTTTTTGTGAGAATTCCCCCCAATACAACATGCAATTAAATGGACAAGCATGAATCTTTTCATATCCAAGACCCAAATCATTGATAATCTTCTTTCCCTCGTAATAAGTTGATGGGAAAACTTTAATTTGTGGAAATGCTTCCAATATTAGTTCAAGTAGTTTATTGAATGACTCATTAGACCAATGAAACATACATTTGATGTGAAACAAATGCAATAGAAATGACAATTTTGAGAAAGTTTGACAACCATCATAAAGTTCTTCTTCTGCAGCTAATAACAATCTTTTATGTTTTTCATTTTCCTCAATGTTGTTTTCCCTTGGGCTTTGATTGTAGTCATCATACTCATCATCAGTTTccatattatcatcatcattagaCTCATCACTACAACTAGACTGAATTTCTTCAgcaggatgattatgattatCAGTAACCCATGCTGCATTTAATAAACCTTCCATATCATCACGACCCACAAGAGACCCTACGCTACTGCTCCCCACCTCAAACCCGTGCATATGATCAAGAACATCCCCATTACCATGCCATATCCAATTTGTATATCTTTGATAAAAAACTTTAAATAAAATATGTTCCTATACTTCCTTTAATGTCAATCAACAACGTAGTTTACAGCTTTTACAGGGACACTTAGTCTTTCCTTCCAGGAGATTTTCTTTAGCTAACTCAAGAAATTTCAAACACCCATCTATGTATCTATCATGATCATTTGGCAATTTTATCCAACTAGTATCCATGTCTACACAAAATAAGATCAAAAGTTCATAACTATTAAAATTAT
Protein-coding sequences here:
- the LOC141620037 gene encoding uncharacterized protein LOC141620037, which translates into the protein MTFQHMLCYLDGSRFVIPNGDCYDQGILKRTGKSLRLYRHSLKKKLFKPTTLTKEQIYQSAPSGHPHDSWIDLVDYWYGKGQRYSDCGKEARALQNHVHTSGAKSYANIRASFEERNNREPSVLEMFRSTHQKKDGTFVKDTVTEDFLDDADANVQTEIDIYSNTKPRVQIENEAFNKLMYGGRNPQSSRWLWIWCETK